A portion of the Marinobacter alexandrii genome contains these proteins:
- a CDS encoding GNAT family N-acetyltransferase: MTTIRKGEKEDLPKVLDLIKELAIYEKALDQVANTVDQMLEDGFGSQPVYGFIVAEEDHQIIGTSIYYYRYSTWKGKRLYLEDLVVTEARRGDGAGKLLFEATIDIAKQTKCSGIMWQVLDWNEPAINFYKKYNTNFEKEWLNCNIDF, from the coding sequence ATGACAACTATCCGAAAAGGAGAAAAAGAAGATCTCCCAAAGGTTTTAGATTTAATAAAAGAGTTAGCAATCTATGAAAAGGCCTTAGATCAGGTAGCAAATACTGTAGATCAGATGTTAGAGGATGGGTTTGGCTCACAACCAGTTTATGGGTTTATTGTAGCAGAAGAAGACCATCAAATCATAGGGACTTCCATTTATTACTATCGTTACAGCACATGGAAAGGCAAGCGTCTATACTTGGAGGACTTGGTGGTCACAGAAGCGCGAAGAGGAGATGGAGCAGGCAAACTTCTTTTTGAAGCAACTATAGATATCGCAAAACAAACGAAATGTTCTGGTATAATGTGGCAAGTACTCGATTGGAATGAACCAGCAATTAATTTTTACAAAAAATATAATACCAATTTTGAGAAAGAGTGGCTTAACTGTAACATAGATTTCTAG
- a CDS encoding prolyl oligopeptidase family serine peptidase: MKNLTYLLLVSILYSCQPQEKQAAKLNYPETQKTDTTDVYFGNEVPDPYRWLEDDNSTETASWVSSQNSVTNSYLSNIDFRDEVKSRLTELQNYERISSPFKRGDYYYFYKNDGLQNQSVIYRLKNFGDEPEVFLDPNKFSEDGTTALGGISFSSDYKYTAYNISEGGSDWRTAYVMNTETKEILNDEIKWIKFSGMSWYEGGFFYQGFDEPKDGDKLSAANQYGKVYYHKVGANQSDDKLIYSNPENPENRFGASVSEDERFLFIYSSTGTSGNELYVKDLSDASSSFNPIVTGFDNDHYIVDNDGDELIIHTNLNAPNNRIVRVNCKNPTPENWVDMIPESENVMSASIAGGNIFTSYLIDAKTSIKQYDYKGEMIREVELPGIGTAGGFGAAASDDELFYSFTSFTTPSSVYRYNIASGESELHRRPEIDFNPDEYETKQIFYSSKDGTQVPMFIVYKKGIELNGKNPTLLYSYGGFNISLRPSFSTSRLVWLENGGVFAMPNIRGGGEYGEKWHKAGTKLQKINVFEDFIAAGEYLINEGYTSSDYLALQGGSNGGLLVGATINMRPDLAKVAFPMVGVMDMLRYQNFTIGRAWSADYGTSEDSEEMFNYLYSYSPVHNIDPEATYPAVMVTTADHDDRVVPAHSFKYAATLQEKNKDNPNPLLIRIETKAGHGAGMSTEKRIELSADMFSFAWYSMGVIPDVAKKKM; this comes from the coding sequence ATGAAAAATCTTACCTACTTGTTGTTGGTTTCTATTCTTTATTCATGTCAACCACAAGAAAAACAAGCTGCAAAGCTTAATTATCCTGAAACTCAAAAAACAGACACAACAGATGTCTATTTCGGAAATGAAGTTCCAGATCCATATAGATGGCTTGAGGATGATAACTCTACAGAGACAGCTTCTTGGGTAAGCTCGCAAAATAGTGTAACCAATTCTTACTTAAGTAACATAGATTTCAGAGATGAAGTAAAATCCAGATTAACGGAATTACAAAACTATGAAAGAATAAGTTCACCTTTTAAACGAGGAGATTATTACTATTTTTATAAGAATGATGGCTTACAAAACCAATCTGTAATTTATAGGTTGAAGAATTTTGGTGATGAACCAGAAGTTTTTCTGGACCCCAACAAATTCTCAGAGGATGGCACAACTGCTTTGGGTGGTATAAGTTTTTCAAGCGATTACAAATACACAGCTTACAATATATCTGAGGGTGGTTCTGATTGGAGAACTGCCTATGTGATGAACACAGAAACCAAAGAAATTTTAAATGATGAAATCAAGTGGATAAAGTTCTCTGGTATGAGTTGGTATGAAGGAGGATTCTTCTATCAGGGGTTTGATGAACCGAAAGATGGAGATAAGTTATCTGCAGCAAATCAATACGGTAAGGTTTATTATCACAAAGTAGGTGCAAATCAATCTGATGATAAGCTTATCTATTCAAATCCAGAAAATCCAGAAAATAGATTCGGAGCTAGTGTTAGTGAAGATGAACGTTTTTTATTCATTTATTCCTCAACAGGAACCAGTGGGAACGAGTTATATGTAAAAGACCTTTCTGATGCGAGCAGTAGCTTTAATCCAATAGTAACTGGTTTTGATAATGATCATTATATCGTTGATAACGATGGAGATGAATTGATTATTCATACAAATTTAAATGCTCCTAATAATCGTATTGTTCGAGTTAATTGTAAGAATCCTACTCCTGAAAATTGGGTAGACATGATTCCTGAATCAGAGAATGTGATGAGTGCCAGTATTGCGGGGGGCAATATTTTCACATCATATTTGATAGATGCAAAAACATCGATCAAGCAATATGATTATAAAGGGGAGATGATAAGGGAAGTAGAATTGCCTGGCATAGGAACGGCAGGAGGTTTTGGTGCAGCCGCCAGTGACGATGAACTATTCTATAGTTTTACTTCATTCACTACCCCCTCTTCAGTTTACAGATATAATATAGCCAGTGGTGAATCTGAATTGCATAGAAGACCTGAGATTGATTTCAATCCAGATGAATATGAAACTAAGCAAATATTTTACAGCAGCAAAGATGGAACTCAAGTTCCCATGTTCATTGTCTACAAGAAAGGCATTGAGTTAAATGGAAAAAATCCTACCCTGCTTTATTCATATGGAGGATTTAATATTAGTCTAAGACCTTCGTTTAGTACTTCCAGATTAGTATGGCTCGAAAATGGTGGCGTTTTTGCCATGCCTAACATAAGAGGCGGTGGAGAGTATGGAGAGAAATGGCATAAAGCTGGAACGAAACTTCAGAAGATCAATGTATTTGAAGATTTCATTGCTGCCGGAGAATACTTAATTAATGAAGGTTATACTTCATCAGATTATTTGGCACTTCAAGGTGGATCAAATGGTGGTCTTTTAGTAGGTGCTACTATCAATATGAGACCAGATTTAGCCAAGGTTGCTTTCCCTATGGTGGGTGTCATGGATATGCTCAGATATCAAAACTTCACCATTGGAAGAGCTTGGTCTGCTGATTATGGAACATCAGAAGATTCAGAGGAAATGTTTAATTATCTCTACTCGTATTCACCGGTACATAACATCGATCCTGAAGCTACTTACCCAGCAGTAATGGTAACTACTGCAGATCATGATGATAGAGTAGTACCAGCACATTCATTCAAATATGCTGCAACTCTTCAGGAAAAAAATAAGGACAACCCTAATCCACTTTTGATTCGAATTGAAACCAAAGCAGGTCATGGAGCAGGGATGTCTACCGAAAAGCGTATTGAATTAAGTGCGGACATGTTCTCCTTTGCTTGGTACAGTATGGGAGTTATCCCAGATGTAGCCAAGAAAAAAATGTAA